A single window of Castor canadensis chromosome 3, mCasCan1.hap1v2, whole genome shotgun sequence DNA harbors:
- the Znf250 gene encoding zinc finger protein 250 isoform X4 gives MKKDSFSCLWECKIKEENQNTVLSLKRLPSDEVTVTLEKPPLGRTDQKYYKTEQSCLSPSPVGPHEVQVTQHKTAPGGDRPYMCMECGKCFSRSSHLLQHQRIHTGEKPYVCSICGKAFSQSSVLSKHRRIHTGEKPYECNECGKAFRVSSDLAQHHKIHTGEKPHECLECRKAFTQLSHLIQHQRIHTGERPYVCPLCGKAFNHSTVLRSHQRVHTGEKPHGCSECGKTFSVKRTLLQHQRVHTGEKPYTCSECGKAFSDRSVLIQHHNVHTGEKPYECSECGKTFSHRSTLMNHERIHTEEKPYACYECGKAFVQHSHLIQHQRVHTGEKPYVCGECGHAFSARRSLIQHERIHTGEKPFQCTECGKAFSLKATLIVHLRTHTGEKPYECNSCGKAFSQYSVLIQHQRIHTGEKPYECGECGRAFNQHGHLIQHQKVHRKL, from the coding sequence AATGCAAAATCAAGGAGGAGAACCAAAATACAGTCTTGAGCCTAAAGCGGCTACCTTCAGATGAAGTAACAGTGACTCTGGAGAAACCACCTTTGGGGAGGACTGATCAAAAGTATTATAAAACAGAGCAGAGCTGCCTGAGTCCAAGCCCTGTTGGCCCCCATGAGGTTCAGGTCACACAGCACAAGACAGCTCCTGGAGGAGACAGACCCTACATGTGTATGGAGTGTGGGAAGTGCTTCAGTCGGAGCTCCCATCTCCTTCAGCATCAGCGAATCCACACTGGTGAGAAGCCCTACGTGTGCAGCatatgtgggaaagccttcagccaGAGCTCAGTCCTTAGCAAACACAGGAGAATCCACACGGGCGAGAAGCCCTACGAGTGCAACGAGTGTGGAAAGGCCTTTAGAGTGAGCTCGGACCTTGCTCAGCACCACAAGATTCACACGGGAGAGAAGCCACACGAGTGTCTGGAGTGTCGCAAGGCCTTCACGCAGCTCTCACACCTCATCCAGCACCAGCGGATCCACACCGGGGAGAGGCCGTACGTGTGTCCCttgtgtgggaaagccttcaacCACAGCACGGTGCTGCGGAGCCACCAGAGGGTGCACACCGGAGAGAAGCCTCACGGGTGCAGCGAGTGCGGTAAGACCTTCAGCGTGAAGAGGACGCTGCTGCAGCACCAGCGCGTCCACACCGGTGAGAAGCCCTACACGTGCAGCGAGTGTGGCAAGGCCTTCAGCGACCGCTCGGTCCTCATCCAGCACCACAACGTCCACACCGGCGAGAAGCCCTACGAGTGCAGCGAGTGCGGCAAGACGTTCAGCCACCGCTCCACCCTGATGAACCACGAGCGCATCCACACGGAGGAGAAGCCTTATGCGTGCTACGAGTGCGGGAAGGCTTTCGTGCAGCACTCGCACCTGATCCAGCACCAGAGGGTTCACACCGGGGAGAAGCCCTACGTGTGCGGGGAGTGCGGGCACGCCTTCAGCGCCCGCCGGTCCCTGATCCAGCACGAGCGGATCCACACGGGCGAGAAGCCCTTCCAGTGCACTGAGTGTGGTAAGGCCTTCAGCCTGAAGGCCACTCTGATCGTGCACCTGCGGACGCACACAGGCGAGAAGCCCTACGAGTGCAACAGCTGCGGCAAGGCCTTCAGCCAGTACTCCGTGCTCATCCAGCACCAGCGCATCCACACCGGGGAGAAGCCCTACGAGTGCGGCGAGTGCGGGCGTGCCTTCAACCAGCACGGTCACCTGATTCAGCACCAGAAGGTGCACCGGAAGCTGTGA
- the Znf250 gene encoding zinc finger protein 250 isoform X3, with amino-acid sequence MKKDSFSCLWGCLNGDFIVSNRECKIKEENQNTVLSLKRLPSDEVTVTLEKPPLGRTDQKYYKTEQSCLSPSPVGPHEVQVTQHKTAPGGDRPYMCMECGKCFSRSSHLLQHQRIHTGEKPYVCSICGKAFSQSSVLSKHRRIHTGEKPYECNECGKAFRVSSDLAQHHKIHTGEKPHECLECRKAFTQLSHLIQHQRIHTGERPYVCPLCGKAFNHSTVLRSHQRVHTGEKPHGCSECGKTFSVKRTLLQHQRVHTGEKPYTCSECGKAFSDRSVLIQHHNVHTGEKPYECSECGKTFSHRSTLMNHERIHTEEKPYACYECGKAFVQHSHLIQHQRVHTGEKPYVCGECGHAFSARRSLIQHERIHTGEKPFQCTECGKAFSLKATLIVHLRTHTGEKPYECNSCGKAFSQYSVLIQHQRIHTGEKPYECGECGRAFNQHGHLIQHQKVHRKL; translated from the coding sequence AATGCAAAATCAAGGAGGAGAACCAAAATACAGTCTTGAGCCTAAAGCGGCTACCTTCAGATGAAGTAACAGTGACTCTGGAGAAACCACCTTTGGGGAGGACTGATCAAAAGTATTATAAAACAGAGCAGAGCTGCCTGAGTCCAAGCCCTGTTGGCCCCCATGAGGTTCAGGTCACACAGCACAAGACAGCTCCTGGAGGAGACAGACCCTACATGTGTATGGAGTGTGGGAAGTGCTTCAGTCGGAGCTCCCATCTCCTTCAGCATCAGCGAATCCACACTGGTGAGAAGCCCTACGTGTGCAGCatatgtgggaaagccttcagccaGAGCTCAGTCCTTAGCAAACACAGGAGAATCCACACGGGCGAGAAGCCCTACGAGTGCAACGAGTGTGGAAAGGCCTTTAGAGTGAGCTCGGACCTTGCTCAGCACCACAAGATTCACACGGGAGAGAAGCCACACGAGTGTCTGGAGTGTCGCAAGGCCTTCACGCAGCTCTCACACCTCATCCAGCACCAGCGGATCCACACCGGGGAGAGGCCGTACGTGTGTCCCttgtgtgggaaagccttcaacCACAGCACGGTGCTGCGGAGCCACCAGAGGGTGCACACCGGAGAGAAGCCTCACGGGTGCAGCGAGTGCGGTAAGACCTTCAGCGTGAAGAGGACGCTGCTGCAGCACCAGCGCGTCCACACCGGTGAGAAGCCCTACACGTGCAGCGAGTGTGGCAAGGCCTTCAGCGACCGCTCGGTCCTCATCCAGCACCACAACGTCCACACCGGCGAGAAGCCCTACGAGTGCAGCGAGTGCGGCAAGACGTTCAGCCACCGCTCCACCCTGATGAACCACGAGCGCATCCACACGGAGGAGAAGCCTTATGCGTGCTACGAGTGCGGGAAGGCTTTCGTGCAGCACTCGCACCTGATCCAGCACCAGAGGGTTCACACCGGGGAGAAGCCCTACGTGTGCGGGGAGTGCGGGCACGCCTTCAGCGCCCGCCGGTCCCTGATCCAGCACGAGCGGATCCACACGGGCGAGAAGCCCTTCCAGTGCACTGAGTGTGGTAAGGCCTTCAGCCTGAAGGCCACTCTGATCGTGCACCTGCGGACGCACACAGGCGAGAAGCCCTACGAGTGCAACAGCTGCGGCAAGGCCTTCAGCCAGTACTCCGTGCTCATCCAGCACCAGCGCATCCACACCGGGGAGAAGCCCTACGAGTGCGGCGAGTGCGGGCGTGCCTTCAACCAGCACGGTCACCTGATTCAGCACCAGAAGGTGCACCGGAAGCTGTGA